The following proteins come from a genomic window of Fontisubflavum oceani:
- a CDS encoding Crp/Fnr family transcriptional regulator — protein MKEELSGSNGSWIERFRGLAQLPPDIRADLVRGSQVLSVAAGTQIFQPGQSADNLLLLINGTVRVQQRSETGREIFLYRVHAGESCVLTTACMLAFEDYSADGIAETDVTAAAIPRKAFDDLLARSPVFREFVFAAYSRRITDLFALIDDIVFQRMDVRLAERLLELAGQTDTVHATHAVLATELGTAREVISRTLSEFHRRGWVEQTRGAVRITDRPSLEQFARSAGAN, from the coding sequence ATGAAAGAAGAACTCTCGGGTTCCAATGGAAGCTGGATCGAACGATTTCGGGGCCTTGCGCAGCTCCCACCCGATATTCGCGCGGACCTTGTCAGGGGAAGCCAGGTCCTGTCGGTCGCGGCAGGGACCCAAATCTTCCAACCCGGACAATCTGCCGACAACCTGCTTTTGTTGATCAACGGTACCGTGCGGGTTCAGCAGCGCTCTGAGACGGGCAGAGAGATTTTTCTTTATCGGGTGCATGCTGGCGAAAGCTGCGTTCTGACGACCGCCTGCATGCTTGCCTTCGAAGATTACTCTGCCGACGGCATCGCCGAAACGGATGTCACCGCAGCCGCCATTCCGCGCAAGGCATTCGACGATCTCCTCGCCCGGTCACCGGTCTTCCGAGAGTTTGTCTTCGCCGCTTACTCCCGTCGTATCACGGACCTTTTTGCTTTGATCGATGACATCGTCTTTCAGCGGATGGATGTTCGGCTTGCCGAGCGGCTTCTCGAACTGGCGGGGCAGACTGACACTGTTCACGCGACTCATGCCGTCTTGGCGACGGAGTTAGGGACCGCACGCGAGGTGATCTCTCGAACTCTGTCCGAGTTTCATCGCCGCGGATGGGTCGAGCAGACGCGTGGAGCAGTACGCATAACTGACCGTCCGAGCCTTGAGCAGTTTGCCCGATCAGCGGGCGCAAACTGA
- a CDS encoding glycosyltransferase, translating into MKTAEIDLEHLGALTDQGIPNLFYFWHDLESLPKAFHENLDFAEARYPEWTFSILTDVIAHRLLERDWPEIAKEYNDIWIPACRSDIARLAALYAFGGWYLDADTLPTGDLRPLTGDTNVIVFRDTKPRLKQRGDVMNGFLYMPRRSDLARAMLEQITKNLRERKDVYRVMDFAGPYLMARLIKEMDPTMITVLWQSEVYRRYNELFVGDTPLFEHTVDATASSWRIVQNFGVLPGLEPNWDGFPLELRPRFARVIREFVTQHGLQKQLVELAHHRPLYLERAQFKEFVEECRG; encoded by the coding sequence ATGAAAACCGCTGAGATTGATCTAGAACACTTGGGCGCTTTGACGGATCAAGGGATTCCAAATCTTTTCTATTTTTGGCACGATCTCGAGTCGCTCCCCAAAGCGTTTCACGAAAACCTGGATTTTGCCGAGGCGCGCTATCCAGAGTGGACATTTTCGATCCTTACTGATGTCATCGCACACCGGTTGCTTGAACGGGATTGGCCCGAGATCGCAAAAGAATACAATGATATATGGATCCCTGCTTGCCGCTCCGACATCGCGCGGCTGGCGGCGCTTTATGCGTTTGGCGGCTGGTATCTTGATGCAGATACCCTCCCCACTGGAGATCTCCGGCCATTGACCGGCGATACGAATGTCATCGTCTTCCGTGACACGAAGCCGAGGCTGAAACAGCGCGGCGATGTGATGAACGGGTTTCTCTATATGCCCCGCAGATCGGACTTAGCTCGCGCAATGCTCGAACAGATCACGAAGAACTTGCGTGAACGCAAAGATGTTTATCGAGTGATGGATTTCGCCGGCCCATACCTTATGGCGCGTCTCATTAAGGAAATGGACCCGACAATGATCACCGTGTTGTGGCAGAGCGAAGTCTACCGCCGCTACAATGAGCTGTTTGTTGGCGATACACCACTTTTCGAACACACGGTCGATGCGACTGCGTCTTCCTGGCGTATCGTGCAAAACTTTGGTGTCTTGCCTGGACTTGAGCCCAACTGGGATGGATTTCCATTGGAGCTCAGGCCGAGGTTCGCGAGAGTCATACGGGAGTTTGTCACACAACACGGTCTCCAGAAACAACTGGTGGAACTGGCGCACCATAGGCCCCTCTATCTCGAACGCGCGCAATTCAAAGAGTTCGTCGAGGAATGCCGCGGTTAG